TTTCAAGCTTTGACACTCCAAGGCCATCCAGTGCCCAGCCGCGAACAGTCGTATCACCCGAGATCACAGCGTTGATCGCTGGAGTATCAATCGATGCTTTTGGCGCGATGGCATTTTGTACATATACGTCAATCGTTTTGAGTTCTTTTACCTCGCCGTTTGAGTTCGTTACCTGGACTGTCAGCGTATGAAAGCCATTGTAAAAGCTGGTTGTGTCCAAGTGTAATAGATACCCAGAGTTCGCATTTTCATATTCTGGATAAGAATTGAGAACATCGAGACGCTCAAGGCCATACTCTGCTTGTCCAACTGGCTTTCCGTCCAGCAAGGCTTCCACTTTGGCAATACCGCTGCCATCCAGTGCCCAGCCGCGGATAACTGTTTCGCCTTTAATGATGGAATTGTTTGCCGGCTCGTCCACCGATCCTCTTGTTATAAGCTGAGGATTCTGAATATCCATGGAAACCGTTTTAATATTTGTTATCGTTCCCGCTGAATTCACCCCGCGAACGGAAAGTGTGTGAACTCCATTCGCAAATTTCTTGGTGTTTAGAGTATATGAAAATCCGGAATTAGAATTTTCATAGTCAGGGTAAGCTTTTAGTACATCGAGCCGCTCAATGCCGTATTCGGCATTCCCGATGATTTTTCCATCCGCCAAAACTTCAACCCTCGCCACGCCGTTCCCATCGAGGAACCAGCCGCTTACAGGAATATCTCCCTTAACGGTTGAATTGTTCGCTGGCTTATCCAAAGATCCTCTTGGTGATAAGTTTGGATTCTGGATATTAACTGTGACCGTTTTGATATTTGTAATGGTCCCGTCCATGCTTACACCTCGAACGGTTAACGAGTGAGTACCATTACTGTAATTTTTTGAGTTAAGAGTATATAAAAATCCAGAGTTAGCATTCTCGTAATCTGGGTAGGCTTTATGCACGTCGAGACGCGATTTGCCGTACTCAGCATTTCCGATGAGTTTCCCATCAAACAGTACTTCAATTCTCGCCACTCCATCACCATCCAGGAACCAGCCGCTGACGGGAATATCCCCTTTAATAATTGAATTATTTGCGGGTTTGTCCAGGGAACCTCTCGGTGATAAAACTGGGTTCTGGACATTTACTTTGATGGTTTTGATTGTTGTCGTGGTTCCGTTCAAAGCGGTCGCACGAACGGCTAATGAGTGAGTTCCATTGACTAAATTCCTGGTGTTTAGGTTATAAAGATAGCCAGAGTTTGCATTTTCATATTCCGGGTACGCTCTATGTACGTCGGCACGTGATAGTCCATACTCTGCTTGTCCCATGATCTTTCCATCGATTAAAACCTCGATTTTTGCCACGCCGCTTCCGTTCAAGAACCAACCCTTGACAGGGATTTCCCCTTTAAGAGTCGCACCATTTGCCGGGGCGTCCATAGAACCCTTGGCCGGCAGATTCTGAACATTCACCGTCCTGCCTGGAAGTGCAGTGACCACACCATTTTTGCCAGTCGCGCGGACTGTAAGTGAATGGTTGCCGTTGGTCAGTTTTCTTGTATCCAATACATACCTAAAACCCGAGTTCGGATTCTTATAAGCAGGATGGGCTTTTTGAACATCGAGGCGTTCAAGACCATATTGCGCTTGTCCAATGACCTTACCATCTACCATCACTTCTATTTTTGCGACACCGCTTCCGTCAAGGAACCAGCCGCTAACCGCCAAATCCCCTTTAACAGTAGAAAGATCCGCCGGAGCGTCCATATATCCTTTAGCAGGAAGAGTGGCTGCGTTTGCCATGTGATTACCACTATTAAAATTTAATAGAACGGTAAACATCGTAACAAACAACAGAAGTTTAGTAATCTTGATGTTAATGTTGTTCACTCCTTTTTAAATTAGTCATAAATAGATTACCATCTTAATAGTGAAAAATCGACAGGTTTTTGAGAAAATGGAAATAAGTTGGAAGAAATTGCCGAAAAGAGAGAGGAGAGTGGTCCCTAAACTTTTTTTAGCATAGGTCTGTTCTCCTGATTCCTTTTAAAAAAAGTGAATTTGCTGCTTCTTTTACAGTATATTGCCAGCTATATAAATGACTATTAGAAGAAGGTGGGTAATTTTTATCAATTTAATAGGTTAAAAGAACTTCCATATAAATAAATAGGAAATCCTGCTTCAAAAGGATTATATAAAATTACCTCGAATTAGTAATAATACATAAATATTAGAGAGTTAAGGATGCTGGGGGATTAGAATGGTTAAAGGATTGATGAAGTGGACTATGCTCTTATTACTGTTAATGGCAGGTGGCTGCTCTGCTTCAATTGAGGAGGAGGCAGTTGCCAAGGCTGAAGTGGAAAAGCCAAAGGTTGTCCAAGCTGGGGTTCAGATTCCAGTGATCAAGGATTTTATGCCGCGCCTGAATTTCGTGCCGCGAAGTGATGTGAAGACGCATGTCGTGCTTCATTTTTCCAGTAATGCTGTGGGAAATCCGGAGAACCCATATGTCTATGAGGAAATACGCAAAGTTTTTGATGAATATGACGTTTCGCCTCATTATATGATTGACCGCAATGGACAAATCTACTATATGCTTCCTGAAACCAGGGCGGCCCGTCATGCCGGGAAAGGGGACCTTGCGGATTTTCCTGATTATGCAGACCATTTAAACAGGTATTCTATCGGCATAGAGCTGATGGCAATCGGGACTGGAGAGGAAATGGCGACAATGATGTCGACCGAGGACTACAAAAAAATTCCGCAGGAACATATCGGATACACAGATGCACAATATGATGCACTTAATCTATTGCTTGATGACATCGTAGCCCGGAATAGAAATATTAAAAAAGATAGAGATCATATCATTGGCCACGACGAATACGCACCAGAAAGAAAAACGGATCCCGGAAGTCTGTTCGACTGGTCTCGGGTGGTGTCTGTTATCACCCGAAATTAGTTGAAAGGTGATTAAGAGAGCAGCTACTTATAGCTGTTCTTTTTTATTTAGAAAATGTAAATTTAAAATTTTTAGAAAAAACAATTGATTTTTGAAAGGGGTTTCATTTATACTGTCACTAAACCGGTTTACTAAATCGTTTTACTAAATCGGTTTAGAGGTTTTAAAGAAGGGATTCCTATGAAAAAAATAACCATGCAGGATGTTGCTGAAAAGGCGGGCGTTTCTAAAAGCACGGTTTCTCAGTACATAAATAATCGATATGAATTTATGGCGGAGTCGACAAGGATTCGTATTCAGGAAGCGATTCGCGAGCTTGGGTACATACCGAATTTTGTCGCGAAGAGCTTGAAGCAGAAAAAGTCATCGACCATTGGAGTCATCGTGGCGAATATCCTCCATACATTTTCGACGGAGATTATTCGGGCGATTGAGGATGCTTGTGAATTAAGCCAGTTTCATATGTTCGTCTGCAATGCAGATGATAACCCGGAAAAAGAGCGTGCTTATATTAACATGCTCTTAGCAAAGCAAGTGGATGGTCTAATTATTTTCCCGACTGCTGACAATATGTGTTTATACGAAGAGTTAAAGCGTTCAAATTTTCCGGTTGTATTCGTCGACAGGAAAGTGGAGCAGCCAATTTATCCGACCTTGATGCTGAACAATGAAAGGGCAGCAGAGATTGCGGTAAGGGAGCTCCTGAAAAAAGGCCACAATAAAATCGGTGCTGTATCAATGTCCATCACCCAGAAGGTTTCCCCGAGGGTGGAGCGTATTACCGGCTTCAAGAAAACGCTTGCTGAAAACGGTATTACTCCGAATGACAGCTGGATCACGACAGCAAATCCTAAAGAGATTGGCCCAGCACTTCAAGAGATTTGGGAGCAGGAAGACAGGCCGGAAGCATTTTTCGCTACAAACGATCTTTCCTTGATTGAATTGCTAAAGTTTTTAAGAAAAAAGAAGCTTCAAATCGGCGAAGATGTAAGCGTTATCGCGGTAGATGATTCCGATTTTCTCGAAATTGCCGCTACCCCGATTTCAGCGATAAAACAGCCAACCTTCCAAATTGGCAAGGATGCAGCTGAAACGTTGTTCAACCTTATCACAGAGGGGAAATTGGAAGATTCATATGATATTAGAAGGTACGACCCTGTATTGATAGAGCGGGAATCTGTACAAGTGTTGGGAGAGAAGAACAATGCCAGATAGATTTAAAGTCATGACGGTTGGAGACGCGATGATTACCTTCAATCCATCAGTGCAAGGTCCCCTGCGCTTTGTAGAAAGCTTTAACCGAAAGGTCGGCGGAGCTGAGCTGAACTTTGCTATTGGCTGTGCCCGTCTTGGGTTGGGGAGCAAGTGGATCAGCAGGCTCGGCAAGGATGAGTTCGGCAGGGTGATCTATAACTTCACTCGCGGAGAAGGTGTTGATGTCTCGGAAGTAAAGCTGGTGGAAGGCTATCCGACATCCTTGAATTTTAAAGAAATCAATGGTGACGGATCAGGTAAAACTTTTTATTACCGC
This DNA window, taken from Mesobacillus boroniphilus, encodes the following:
- a CDS encoding Ig-like domain-containing protein, which codes for MANAATLPAKGYMDAPADLSTVKGDLAVSGWFLDGSGVAKIEVMVDGKVIGQAQYGLERLDVQKAHPAYKNPNSGFRYVLDTRKLTNGNHSLTVRATGKNGVVTALPGRTVNVQNLPAKGSMDAPANGATLKGEIPVKGWFLNGSGVAKIEVLIDGKIMGQAEYGLSRADVHRAYPEYENANSGYLYNLNTRNLVNGTHSLAVRATALNGTTTTIKTIKVNVQNPVLSPRGSLDKPANNSIIKGDIPVSGWFLDGDGVARIEVLFDGKLIGNAEYGKSRLDVHKAYPDYENANSGFLYTLNSKNYSNGTHSLTVRGVSMDGTITNIKTVTVNIQNPNLSPRGSLDKPANNSTVKGDIPVSGWFLDGNGVARVEVLADGKIIGNAEYGIERLDVLKAYPDYENSNSGFSYTLNTKKFANGVHTLSVRGVNSAGTITNIKTVSMDIQNPQLITRGSVDEPANNSIIKGETVIRGWALDGSGIAKVEALLDGKPVGQAEYGLERLDVLNSYPEYENANSGYLLHLDTTSFYNGFHTLTVQVTNSNGEVKELKTIDVYVQNAIAPKASIDTPAINAVISGDTTVRGWALDGLGVSKLEILADGKVMGQAQYGLERLDVLKAYPEYGNTNSGYSYTLNTKLLNNGTHTISLRLTNSEGTSADVKSVTVNVQNEALPTKGSIDSPLNGTTIKDDTLVKGWILDGIGVDRVEILVDGILKGKAEYGLSRTDVYNKYPEYKNANSGYQFLLNTRTLTAGQHKLTIRVTRTNGTTYSLTNDVTVNNGNPYTLVNLKKPANITASDIVDFFNRKSPYSPLKNFAQDFIDAQNKYGVNAQYLVAHAIWETGWGGSDLRNYKHNLYGYGAYDVCPFTCGYYFPSGSASIDKVAYQVRKDYLEPTGAYYYAEYGPTLVGMNVKYATDQNWKNGIANLMESIKTYDKNYYSSRSEASNSGAIPPVYGRDIPDGQAYPTHTVLSFPGGITAKVNIGSLNFRSLPYVSSSTLIGTLSQNAAVEVLGYNTDVRYSPGSTGSYAFRWYRVRVNGQNGWLSGEYIDIANLLQVNAGGSTLNIRNNPSATNTTVLTNVADGTFLKIVLNNGVPVTQDGWYNVYLPNSTATGWVSGDFVNHIQH
- a CDS encoding N-acetylmuramoyl-L-alanine amidase, whose product is MVKGLMKWTMLLLLLMAGGCSASIEEEAVAKAEVEKPKVVQAGVQIPVIKDFMPRLNFVPRSDVKTHVVLHFSSNAVGNPENPYVYEEIRKVFDEYDVSPHYMIDRNGQIYYMLPETRAARHAGKGDLADFPDYADHLNRYSIGIELMAIGTGEEMATMMSTEDYKKIPQEHIGYTDAQYDALNLLLDDIVARNRNIKKDRDHIIGHDEYAPERKTDPGSLFDWSRVVSVITRN
- a CDS encoding LacI family DNA-binding transcriptional regulator; this translates as MKKITMQDVAEKAGVSKSTVSQYINNRYEFMAESTRIRIQEAIRELGYIPNFVAKSLKQKKSSTIGVIVANILHTFSTEIIRAIEDACELSQFHMFVCNADDNPEKERAYINMLLAKQVDGLIIFPTADNMCLYEELKRSNFPVVFVDRKVEQPIYPTLMLNNERAAEIAVRELLKKGHNKIGAVSMSITQKVSPRVERITGFKKTLAENGITPNDSWITTANPKEIGPALQEIWEQEDRPEAFFATNDLSLIELLKFLRKKKLQIGEDVSVIAVDDSDFLEIAATPISAIKQPTFQIGKDAAETLFNLITEGKLEDSYDIRRYDPVLIERESVQVLGEKNNAR